A window of Cellulomonas fimi contains these coding sequences:
- a CDS encoding toxic anion resistance protein, whose translation MSELDLGSTPTAPAAPAAAAPGALVLTPPAPVVVVKEEQAVGAVPLEDAKQAELRTKATAFVAELTAIDAKSPAFSQKVASITSMGEQDMRAAATVSSRMLDRPAAIVQGKNKGDAQTRVANTLVDLRNTVTDLDPNRADLTGAKKVLKWIPGGSKIDQYFAKYQSAQQHLDAIIKALASGQDELRKDNAAIETEKANLWAAMGRLAEYNSLASALDDALVQKIAELEAAGRQEDADAVRADALFPVRQRRQDFMTQMAVSVQGYMALDLVRRNNLELIKGVDRAQTTTVAALRTAVIVAQALSRQKLVLDQITALNTVTSNLIESTSEQLKIQGAAINQQASEATLDVAKLQAAFDNVFQTMDALDTFRAQAVDSMAQTVTALEGQIQRAQPYLERTRRRELES comes from the coding sequence ATGTCCGAGCTCGACCTCGGGTCGACGCCCACCGCCCCCGCCGCCCCCGCGGCCGCGGCGCCCGGTGCGCTCGTCCTCACGCCGCCCGCCCCGGTCGTCGTGGTCAAGGAGGAGCAGGCCGTCGGGGCGGTGCCGCTCGAGGACGCGAAGCAGGCGGAGCTGCGCACGAAGGCGACCGCGTTCGTCGCCGAGCTCACCGCGATCGACGCCAAGTCGCCCGCGTTCAGCCAGAAGGTCGCGTCGATCACGTCGATGGGCGAGCAGGACATGCGCGCCGCCGCGACGGTGTCGAGCCGCATGCTCGACCGTCCGGCCGCGATCGTGCAGGGCAAGAACAAGGGCGACGCCCAGACGCGCGTCGCGAACACGCTCGTCGACCTCCGCAACACGGTGACCGACCTCGACCCGAACCGGGCCGACCTCACGGGTGCCAAGAAGGTCCTCAAGTGGATCCCGGGCGGCTCGAAGATCGACCAGTACTTCGCCAAGTACCAGTCGGCGCAGCAGCACCTCGACGCGATCATCAAGGCGCTCGCGTCCGGCCAGGACGAGCTCCGCAAGGACAACGCCGCGATCGAGACCGAGAAGGCGAACCTGTGGGCCGCGATGGGCCGCCTCGCCGAGTACAACTCGCTCGCGTCCGCGCTCGACGACGCGCTCGTCCAGAAGATCGCCGAGCTCGAGGCCGCCGGCCGGCAGGAGGACGCCGACGCCGTGCGCGCCGACGCGCTGTTCCCCGTGCGGCAGCGCCGGCAGGACTTCATGACGCAGATGGCCGTCTCGGTCCAGGGCTACATGGCGCTCGACCTGGTCCGCCGCAACAACCTCGAGCTCATCAAGGGCGTCGACCGCGCGCAGACCACGACCGTCGCCGCGCTGCGCACCGCGGTCATCGTCGCGCAGGCGCTGTCGCGCCAGAAGCTCGTGCTCGACCAGATCACCGCGCTCAACACCGTGACCTCGAACCTCATCGAGTCGACGTCCGAGCAGCTCAAGATCCAGGGCGCGGCGATCAACCAGCAGGCGTCCGAGGCGACGCTCGACGTCGCGAAGCTGCAGGCCGCGTTCGACAACGTCTTCCAGACGATGGACGCGCTCGACACCTTCCGCGCGCAGGCCGTCGACTCCATGGCGCAGACCGTCACCGCCCTCGAGGGCCAGATCCAGCGCGCCCAGCCGTACCTGGAGCGCACCCGCCGGCGTGAGCTCGAGTCCTGA
- a CDS encoding TerD family protein, translating into MSLSLTKGGNVSLTKAAPGLTAVVVGLGWDLRTTTGDDFDLDASAIVVGADGKVLSDKHFVFFNNLTSADGSVQHLGDNLTGEGDGDDEQIKVNLAGVPAEADKIVFPVSIYDADNRRQTFGQVRNAFIRVVNQADNSELARYDLSEDASTETAMVFGELYRNGEEWKFRAVGQGYASGLAGIARDFGVGV; encoded by the coding sequence GTGTCTCTCAGCCTCACCAAGGGCGGGAACGTCAGCCTGACGAAGGCGGCGCCCGGGCTGACCGCCGTCGTCGTCGGTCTCGGCTGGGACCTGCGCACGACGACCGGTGACGACTTCGACCTCGACGCCTCGGCGATCGTCGTCGGCGCCGACGGCAAGGTCCTCTCGGACAAGCACTTCGTCTTCTTCAACAACCTCACGAGCGCCGACGGCTCCGTGCAGCACCTCGGCGACAACCTCACGGGTGAGGGCGACGGCGACGACGAGCAGATCAAGGTCAACCTCGCCGGCGTGCCGGCCGAGGCCGACAAGATCGTGTTCCCCGTCTCGATCTACGACGCCGACAACCGTCGCCAGACGTTCGGCCAGGTCCGCAACGCGTTCATCCGCGTCGTGAACCAGGCGGACAACAGCGAGCTCGCGCGCTACGACCTGTCGGAGGACGCGTCGACCGAGACCGCGATGGTCTTCGGCGAGCTGTACCGCAACGGCGAGGAGTGGAAGTTCCGCGCGGTCGGCCAGGGCTACGCGTCCGGCCTGGCGGGCATCGCCCGCGACTTCGGCGTCGGCGTCTGA
- a CDS encoding TerD family protein → MGVVLAKGGNVSLTKEAPNLTKALVGLGWDVRTTTGAGFDLDASALLVGANGKVLSDAHFVFYNNLTSPDGSVTHTGDNRTGEGDGDDEAIVLDLAAVPADVQRIVFPVSIYDAPARQQSFGQVRNAFIRVVDQSDGNELARYDLSEDASTETAMIFGEIYRNGAEWKFRAVGQGYDTGLAGIATDFGVQIG, encoded by the coding sequence ATGGGCGTCGTCCTCGCCAAGGGCGGCAACGTCTCCCTGACGAAGGAGGCGCCGAACCTCACCAAGGCGCTCGTCGGGCTCGGCTGGGACGTCCGCACCACGACGGGTGCCGGGTTCGACCTGGACGCCAGCGCGCTGCTCGTCGGCGCGAACGGCAAGGTCCTCTCGGACGCGCACTTCGTGTTCTACAACAACCTCACCAGCCCGGACGGGTCCGTGACGCACACGGGCGACAACCGCACGGGCGAGGGTGACGGGGACGACGAGGCGATCGTGCTCGACCTGGCCGCGGTGCCGGCCGACGTCCAGCGGATCGTCTTCCCCGTCTCGATCTACGACGCACCCGCGCGGCAGCAGAGCTTCGGGCAGGTGCGCAACGCGTTCATCCGCGTCGTCGACCAGTCCGACGGCAACGAGCTCGCGCGGTACGACCTGTCCGAGGACGCCTCCACCGAGACGGCGATGATCTTCGGCGAGATCTACCGCAACGGCGCCGAGTGGAAGTTCCGCGCGGTCGGCCAGGGCTACGACACCGGCCTGGCGGGCATCGCGACCGACTTCGGCGTCCAGATCGGCTGA
- a CDS encoding DUF475 domain-containing protein — translation MFFRIFGWSFAVTIVSLVVAFFYGGWNAFVLCLILGVLEVSLSFDNAVVNAKILERMSPFWQRIFLTVGIAIAVFGMRLVFPLLIVGITANLNPVEAIQLAMEKGNPEDPGTYGYLLNEAHPQIAAFGGMFLLMLFLDFIFEDREITWLSWLEKPLAKIGKLDQLSVVVGGISLVLAAELLAEDPAIVMVSGVLGMITYIAVNGLGSLFNVPDAADEDAPAEVEAVADKATGRSGPTELAKATGKAGFFLFLYLEVLDASFSFDGVIGAFAITPDPIIIALGLGFIGAMFVRSITVFLVRKGTLSEYVYLEHGAHWAIGALAAILLVSIGFHVDEIITGLVGVAFIGAAFANSVVRNRRARAAAGDASEDDREPQLTPAP, via the coding sequence GTGTTCTTCCGCATCTTCGGCTGGTCGTTCGCCGTCACGATCGTGTCGCTCGTCGTCGCGTTCTTCTACGGCGGCTGGAACGCCTTCGTGCTGTGCCTCATCCTCGGCGTCCTCGAGGTGTCGCTGTCCTTCGACAACGCGGTCGTCAACGCGAAGATCCTCGAGCGGATGAGCCCGTTCTGGCAGCGGATCTTCCTCACCGTCGGCATCGCGATCGCCGTCTTCGGCATGCGCCTCGTGTTCCCGCTGCTCATCGTGGGCATCACCGCGAACCTCAACCCGGTCGAGGCGATCCAGCTCGCGATGGAGAAGGGCAACCCCGAGGACCCGGGCACCTACGGGTACCTGCTCAACGAGGCGCACCCGCAGATCGCGGCGTTCGGCGGCATGTTCCTGCTCATGCTGTTCCTCGACTTCATCTTCGAGGACCGCGAGATCACCTGGTTGTCCTGGCTCGAGAAGCCGCTCGCCAAGATCGGCAAGCTCGACCAGCTCTCCGTCGTCGTCGGCGGCATCTCGCTCGTCCTCGCGGCGGAGCTCCTCGCGGAGGACCCCGCGATCGTCATGGTCTCCGGCGTGCTCGGCATGATCACGTACATCGCCGTCAACGGCCTGGGCTCGCTCTTCAACGTGCCGGACGCCGCCGACGAGGACGCCCCCGCCGAGGTCGAGGCCGTCGCGGACAAGGCGACCGGCCGCTCCGGCCCGACCGAGCTCGCGAAGGCCACCGGCAAGGCCGGCTTCTTCCTCTTCCTCTACCTCGAGGTGCTCGACGCGTCGTTCTCGTTCGACGGCGTCATCGGCGCGTTCGCGATCACGCCCGACCCGATCATCATCGCCCTGGGCCTCGGCTTCATCGGCGCGATGTTCGTCCGGTCGATCACCGTGTTCCTGGTCCGCAAGGGCACGCTGTCCGAGTACGTCTACCTCGAGCACGGCGCGCACTGGGCGATCGGTGCGCTCGCCGCGATCCTGCTGGTCAGCATCGGCTTCCACGTCGACGAGATCATCACCGGCCTGGTCGGGGTCGCGTTCATCGGCGCCGCGTTCGCCAACTCGGTCGTCCGCAACCGGCGCGCACGCGCCGCAGCGGGCGACGCGTCGGAGGACGACCGCGAGCCGCAGCTGACGCCGGCTCCCTGA
- a CDS encoding TerD family protein codes for MSVNLTKGQTVSLTKSDGGTLTQVRMGLGWDAIKVRGLFGRAKEKSVDLDASALLFDANGALVDQVWFSQLASKDGAVQHTGDNRTGAGDGDDESIRVALTGVNPAVKTLVFVVNSYTGETFAQIENAFCRLIDETTGQEVARYDLSGSGPHTAQIMAKVTRDGAGWSMTALGVRTSGRTIKDMLPAVSQVL; via the coding sequence GTGTCCGTCAACCTCACCAAGGGCCAGACCGTCTCGCTCACCAAGTCCGACGGCGGCACCCTGACGCAGGTCCGCATGGGCCTCGGCTGGGACGCGATCAAGGTCCGCGGGCTGTTCGGGCGCGCGAAGGAGAAGTCGGTCGACCTCGACGCGTCCGCGCTGCTGTTCGACGCGAACGGCGCGCTCGTCGACCAGGTCTGGTTCAGCCAGCTGGCCAGCAAGGACGGCGCGGTGCAGCACACCGGCGACAACCGCACGGGTGCGGGCGACGGCGACGACGAGTCGATCCGCGTCGCGCTGACCGGCGTCAACCCGGCGGTCAAGACCCTCGTGTTCGTCGTCAACAGCTACACCGGCGAGACGTTCGCGCAGATCGAGAACGCGTTCTGCCGCCTGATCGACGAGACGACGGGTCAGGAGGTCGCGCGCTACGACCTGTCCGGCTCGGGCCCGCACACCGCGCAGATCATGGCGAAGGTGACGCGCGACGGCGCCGGCTGGAGCATGACGGCGCTCGGCGTCCGCACCAGCGGCCGCACGATCAAGGACATGCTGCCGGCGGTCTCGCAGGTCCTCTGA
- a CDS encoding NAD(P)/FAD-dependent oxidoreductase — MTRRVVLLGGGYVTLHAYGALVRRVRGMLRDGSVEIVVVSENPVHNFHGFTGEVVSGLLPARLTQTPLAEAMPLATVVHARVEHVDLSARTVTYRPADGGEPGSVAYDALVLGTGASEPVDDVDGLTGRSLTLRHPGGLEALAARAEAAENDPDPVVVVGGGLAGAELAGALADRSGGRPGRVVLVHRGERVVPALHARRPRLARHVERELDRLGVDVRTGVAVVAADDDGVDLSDGTRVRTRTVLATTGQRPVRLPGTEPLARDDDGRLRTLPDLTVRDGVWAAGDAARVLHPRTREPVPANALWAIKAGDQVGRNVARALQSRPGLPFRYLGLGQGAAFGVGHGVADVWGLSVTGPLAWALRLVFFLRFMPSRRRALAIPSELRRRHAHRARRVGDDATRRADAPVGAATLATARS, encoded by the coding sequence GTGACCCGGCGGGTGGTCCTGCTCGGCGGCGGGTACGTCACGCTGCACGCCTACGGCGCCCTCGTGCGCCGCGTCCGCGGGATGCTCCGCGACGGGTCCGTCGAGATCGTCGTCGTGTCCGAGAACCCCGTGCACAACTTCCACGGCTTCACCGGTGAGGTCGTGTCGGGCCTGCTGCCCGCCCGCCTCACGCAGACGCCGCTCGCGGAGGCCATGCCGCTCGCGACCGTCGTGCACGCGCGCGTCGAGCACGTCGACCTGTCCGCCCGCACGGTCACCTACCGGCCCGCGGACGGTGGCGAGCCCGGCTCCGTGGCCTACGACGCGCTCGTGCTCGGCACGGGCGCGAGCGAGCCGGTCGACGACGTCGACGGCCTGACCGGCCGTTCCCTCACGCTGCGCCACCCCGGCGGGCTGGAGGCGCTCGCGGCGCGTGCGGAAGCGGCCGAGAACGACCCGGACCCCGTCGTGGTGGTCGGCGGCGGGCTCGCGGGTGCCGAGCTCGCCGGGGCGCTCGCGGACCGCTCGGGCGGCCGGCCCGGTCGGGTGGTGCTGGTGCACCGCGGCGAGCGCGTGGTCCCGGCGCTGCACGCGCGCCGCCCGCGCCTCGCCCGGCACGTCGAGCGCGAGCTGGACCGGCTGGGCGTCGACGTGCGCACGGGCGTCGCGGTGGTCGCCGCCGACGACGACGGCGTCGACCTCTCCGACGGCACCCGCGTCCGCACCCGGACCGTGCTCGCGACGACGGGCCAGCGCCCGGTCCGCCTGCCCGGCACCGAACCCCTGGCCCGCGACGACGACGGCCGCCTGCGCACGCTGCCCGACCTCACCGTCCGCGACGGGGTGTGGGCGGCGGGCGACGCGGCACGCGTCCTGCACCCGCGCACGCGCGAGCCGGTCCCGGCCAACGCCCTGTGGGCGATCAAGGCCGGCGACCAGGTCGGTCGCAACGTCGCCCGCGCGCTGCAGAGCCGTCCCGGGCTCCCGTTCCGCTACCTCGGGCTCGGTCAGGGAGCGGCGTTCGGTGTCGGCCACGGCGTCGCTGACGTGTGGGGCCTGAGCGTCACCGGCCCGCTCGCGTGGGCGCTGCGCCTCGTGTTCTTCCTGCGCTTCATGCCGTCCCGTCGCCGTGCGCTGGCGATCCCCTCCGAGCTGCGCCGCCGCCACGCCCACCGTGCGCGACGCGTCGGCGACGACGCGACACGGCGGGCCGACGCCCCGGTCGGCGCCGCGACGCTCGCGACCGCACGGTCCTGA
- a CDS encoding semialdehyde dehydrogenase, with the protein MSAVPFAFLVHPRVRVSDDLARVWSPLGRIPERVADRAVRRLPLRPFTMARVHLPDVTPDPVGRVVLVPFGARHMLDAPHAARDRVGAAVDLAARHGAGIVGLGALTATVTAGGSTLAGRTDIGVTNGNAYTAAIVEDQLRALLAAQPDRARGVAVVGATGSVGTTLVRLLARDRAVEHLTLVARAGGRLGALAGEVCRRIPTTVSTDLHDVRGCGVVVLLTAAADALLRSEHLADGAVVLDATQPRNTSPDLLVERPDVTVVDGGVVAVPGLRLRGGDIGQPPGLTYGCFAETALLALYGHTGHFSLGVPTLDQVDHLRTIARRFAGLGFRAAPPTTFGRPLTTDGTDHRAAVEAVATSHEPVGTARPAAHVTTRAWVPQTRSGPVTTPGSPERGWGDGDGEAGSGRSGAGLVTVGTVR; encoded by the coding sequence ATGAGTGCCGTCCCGTTCGCGTTCCTGGTCCATCCGCGGGTCCGGGTGTCCGACGACCTCGCGCGCGTCTGGTCGCCGCTCGGTCGCATCCCCGAGCGCGTCGCCGACCGGGCGGTGCGCCGTCTCCCGCTGCGCCCGTTCACGATGGCCCGGGTGCACCTGCCGGACGTGACCCCCGACCCCGTCGGCCGCGTCGTGCTCGTCCCCTTCGGCGCCCGGCACATGCTCGACGCGCCGCACGCCGCCCGGGACCGCGTGGGTGCGGCCGTGGACCTCGCCGCCCGGCACGGCGCGGGGATCGTCGGGCTCGGCGCGCTCACCGCGACGGTGACCGCGGGCGGGTCGACGCTCGCGGGCCGCACCGACATCGGCGTCACCAACGGCAACGCGTACACGGCCGCGATCGTCGAGGACCAGCTGCGCGCGCTGCTCGCCGCACAGCCGGACCGCGCGCGCGGCGTCGCCGTCGTCGGTGCGACCGGCAGCGTCGGGACGACCCTCGTCCGCCTGCTCGCGCGGGACCGGGCCGTCGAGCACCTGACCCTCGTCGCGCGCGCCGGCGGCCGGCTGGGGGCGCTCGCGGGCGAGGTCTGCCGGCGCATCCCGACGACCGTCTCGACGGACCTGCACGACGTGCGCGGGTGCGGCGTCGTCGTGCTCCTCACCGCCGCGGCCGACGCGCTCCTGCGGTCGGAGCACCTGGCGGACGGCGCCGTCGTGCTGGACGCGACGCAGCCCCGCAACACGTCGCCCGACCTGCTCGTGGAGCGGCCCGACGTGACCGTCGTCGACGGGGGCGTCGTCGCCGTGCCGGGCCTGCGGCTGCGCGGCGGCGACATCGGCCAGCCGCCCGGGCTCACCTACGGCTGCTTCGCCGAGACCGCGCTGCTCGCGCTGTACGGGCACACCGGCCACTTCTCGCTCGGCGTCCCGACGCTCGACCAGGTCGACCACCTCCGCACGATCGCCCGCCGCTTCGCCGGCCTGGGCTTCCGCGCCGCGCCGCCGACGACCTTCGGCCGCCCGCTCACGACCGACGGCACCGACCACCGCGCCGCCGTCGAGGCGGTCGCCACCTCGCACGAGCCGGTCGGCACGGCTCGGCCGGCCGCGCACGTGACGACCCGGGCGTGGGTACCGCAGACGCGGTCCGGACCGGTCACCACCCCCGGGTCGCCGGAGCGCGGCTGGGGCGACGGTGACGGGGAGGCCGGATCCGGGCGGAGCGGTGCCGGGCTCGTCACGGTGGGGACGGTCCGGTGA
- a CDS encoding DUF418 domain-containing protein — protein MTSDQPSATLTAPPAAAAPAVAAPPPAAPDRRSLAPDLARGMLLLFIALANVWGYLWSTGDTGPGGRPAGGSGVDHLVDGLTAFFVDDRSRPMFAILYGFGLATMASRLASRGEDRKGVRRVLARRSAWLVVLGLAHSALLFGGDILAAYGVTGLVALAFLHRSRVTLWVWFAAGTLLSTAAGVVVLVFFPDGFGGDGTPTTSYLASVGERLVSSGASLGLAVVLLFFVPQVVLGILLSRSGWLTRPWEHRRRLGQVVVVALAVNVVGNLPWALVVGHAWEPSAAVGGVLEIVHIASGVVMGLGYVCLFGWLAAVWHDRRDLPVVRAVTAVGERSLTSYLLQSVMFAPLLSAWGLGLGGRIGTATAAALAVTVWLVTVAVAVALDRAGRRGPAEVLLRRLTYGRRPSSR, from the coding sequence ATGACCTCCGACCAGCCCAGCGCGACCCTGACCGCGCCGCCCGCGGCCGCAGCTCCCGCCGTCGCCGCCCCGCCGCCGGCCGCGCCGGACCGCCGCTCGCTGGCCCCCGACCTCGCGCGCGGCATGCTGCTGCTGTTCATCGCCCTCGCGAACGTGTGGGGCTACCTGTGGTCGACCGGCGACACCGGGCCCGGCGGCCGACCGGCCGGCGGGTCGGGCGTGGACCACCTCGTCGACGGGCTGACCGCCTTCTTCGTCGACGACCGCTCGCGGCCGATGTTCGCGATCCTCTACGGGTTCGGCCTCGCGACGATGGCGAGCCGGCTCGCGTCGCGCGGCGAGGATCGCAAGGGCGTGCGCCGGGTGCTGGCGCGGCGCAGCGCGTGGCTCGTCGTGCTCGGCCTCGCGCACTCGGCGCTGCTGTTCGGCGGCGACATCCTCGCCGCCTACGGCGTGACGGGCCTGGTCGCGCTCGCGTTCCTGCACCGGTCGCGCGTGACGCTCTGGGTCTGGTTCGCCGCCGGCACGCTGCTGTCGACCGCGGCGGGCGTCGTCGTGCTGGTGTTCTTCCCGGACGGCTTCGGTGGTGACGGCACCCCGACGACGAGCTACCTGGCGTCGGTCGGCGAGCGGCTGGTGTCGTCCGGCGCCTCCCTGGGCCTCGCGGTCGTGCTGCTGTTCTTCGTGCCGCAGGTCGTGCTCGGCATCCTGCTGTCCCGCTCCGGGTGGCTGACCCGCCCGTGGGAGCACCGCCGCCGCCTCGGCCAGGTCGTCGTCGTCGCGCTCGCCGTCAACGTCGTCGGCAACCTGCCGTGGGCGCTCGTCGTCGGGCACGCGTGGGAGCCGTCGGCCGCCGTCGGCGGGGTCCTCGAGATCGTCCACATCGCGTCGGGCGTCGTCATGGGCCTCGGGTACGTGTGCCTGTTCGGCTGGCTCGCGGCCGTCTGGCACGACCGCCGCGACCTGCCCGTGGTGCGGGCCGTGACCGCGGTCGGCGAGCGGTCGCTCACGTCGTACCTGCTGCAGTCCGTGATGTTCGCGCCGCTGCTGAGCGCGTGGGGCCTCGGGCTGGGCGGCCGGATCGGCACGGCGACGGCCGCCGCGCTCGCCGTCACCGTCTGGCTCGTGACCGTGGCCGTCGCCGTCGCGCTCGACCGCGCCGGCCGCCGCGGTCCTGCCGAGGTCCTCCTCCGCCGCCTCACGTACGGCCGCCGCCCGTCGTCCCGCTGA